CTACCTGCTTACGCTCAGTAATATCAACAATTAAATCAATTTGTCTTTCTACCTGCCCTTTATCATTTACAATTGGCGTATTGGTTACCGATAACCAAAGCGGAGTACCATCCTTTTTAACCACCTCCACCTCAATACTGAAAGATTGCTTATTGAGACTTTTTTTACGGGATTCCAACGCCAGCTGTAAACCGGCATCATTGGCAGAAAGCAGATCTCCTATCTGTTTACCTTGCAGCTCCTCAAAAGAATAACCTGTAAGTAGTTCCAGAGATTGATTTACCCAGGTAGTATAACCGTCCCTATCGCAAATATTAACCCCGTTGTTCGTTTTACTTGCTACCAGCGATAGTATTTGTAGTTGTTCCTCGTTCTGTTTTTTGGCCGTAATGTCCAATATGATTTCTACTTCAGCCTCTGTATTACCGTCGTCATCTAAAATCATGGTATTATAAATTGACAACCAGATCGGCTTCTTGTCTTTACGATAAGCAAGCAAATCTACCGTAAATGACTGGTTTGAATTGATCTGCTCACGGGCTTTTTCCAGCAAATCAAGATCCGTGTCCGGACCAGTAATCAAGTCTCCCAGGCGCTTACCCGCTAAGTCATCCAGCGTAAAGCCTGTAATCTTTTCAAAAGCAGCGTTTACCCAGGTTACCCTATTGTTGGCATCATTAATTACAATGGCATTATTTACCTTACTGGCAACAAAAGACATTTCCTCAAAACGTTTTGACTTAGCCTTAAGATCAAGCACGGTTTTCTTCAGCGAAATATGGGTCATCACCTCCATAGCCACGGTCTGCAACCCTTCCTTTTGTGCAGCAGTTAAGATTTGCGGTTCCGCTCCATACACACAAATTACACCCAGTTTAAAGCCATTATCATCAACGATGGGGGCACCAGCATAAAAACGGACAAAAGGATAAGAGACAACTGTACTTAGACTGGAAAAACGTTCATCAAGCAAGGTATCCTGTACTTCAAAAACTCCTTCGCCTTTTAAAGAATATTCACAAAAGGTAACTGTAGCCCGTGGGATTTCACGTACAGTAGCGGCGGGACCAACAACAGATTTTAACCATGCCCGTTCCTCATCTATCAGAATGATATGAGCACCTGGGGTGTTACAAATTAGGGCAGCGAGTTTAGACAGGTTATCAAAGTCATTCTCCGGAAGGGTATCCAAAATATCATATCCATGTAAGGCCTGAATACGATCATGCTCATTATTATCACCTGTAGCTTCCCCTGCTGCCCTATTCAATTTTATTTATATAAAGGGAATTTTTGTGTTAGCGCAATAACGCTAGCCTTTACCGCTTTTAAATTTTCTTCATTTTCAGCATTTGTAATGACCTGATCAATCAGGCCTACAATTTGTTCCATATGCTCTTCTTTTAAGCCCCTGGTAGTTATAGCTGCAGTCCCAACACGGATGCCGGAAGTTACAAAAGGAGATTTGTCATCAAAAGGAACCATATTTTTATTTACGGTAATATCAGCTTTCTCCAATGCATTTTCGGCAAGTTTACCAGTGATATTTTTGTTTCTAAGGTCAATCAGCATCATATGGTTATCTGTACCACCAGAAATAATACCATAGCCTTTAGCAACAAATGCTTTTGCCATAGCCTGTGCATTCGCTTTAACCTGTTTAATATAAACAAGATACTCATCGCTCAATGCCTCACCAAAAGCGATGGCTTTAGCAGCAATGATGTGCTCCAGCGGTCCACCCTGTGTACCTGGAAAAACTGCCATATCTAAAACAGCTGACATCATTTTAGTTTCACCTTTAGGTGTTTTTAAACCAAAAGGATTTTCAAAATCCTGTCCCATCATGATCATTCCACCACGTGGACCACGTAAAGTTTTATGGGTAGTAGTGGTTACAATATGGCAATGTGGAAGCGGGTCGTTTAACAAACCGCGTGCAATCATCCCTGCTGGATGCGAAATATCTGCCAATACCAATGCACCAATTTTATCGGCAACACTACGGATAAAAGCATAATCCCACTCTCTTGAATAAGCAGATGCACCACAAATAATTAGCTTAGGACGCTCAGCAAGTGCTACCTCTTCCAGTTTAGCATAATCAATTAATCCATCTTCTTTTTTTACACCGTAAAAGAACGGCTGATACAATTTACCAGAAAAGTTAACCGGAGAACCATGAGTTAAATGCCCACCATGAGATAAGTCGAAGCCTAAAATTTTATCGCCAGCTTGTAAAACAGCTAACAAAACAGCCGCATTCGCTTGTGCGCCAGAATGTGGTTGTACATTTACCCAGGCAGCACCAAACAATTGTTTTGCACGGTCTATCGCAATAGATTCTATTTCATCCACTACCTCACAACCGCCATAATAACGCTTACCTGGCAAGCCTTCAGCATATTTATTCGTCACAATTGAACCTGCAGCCTCCATTACCTGTTTACTCACAAAGTTTTCCGAAGCAATCAGCTCAAGGCCATTTTCCTGACGGTCCAATTCCCTGTCAATCAAATCAAAAATTAATGTATCACGTTTCATTTATCGTACTAGATTTTTTGTAAAACTAAGGATTTTCCATATAAACAGCACAGTATAAATTTGTAAAATCACCTAACATCCTTCATTTTATATTAACATTACCTAATATATTAAACAAATTACCGTACTTTGTACCTCCCATTCTATTAATACCTACATGGAAGACATTAAAGGTCCATTATTACCAAACATTAATTATCCTGCTGATTTAAAGCAGTATAAAGAAGAAGATCTGGAACAGATTTGCCAGGAGCTCCGCCAGCATATCATTGATGTAGTGAGTGTTAATGGCGGGCATTTTGGCGCCAGCCTCGGTGTTGTTGAACTTACAGTTGCTTTACACTATACGCTAAATACACCCTATGATAAACTGGTTTGGGATGTAGGTCATCAGGCTTATGGACATAAAATCTTAACCGGTAGAAAATCTGCCTTCCATACCAACCGCATCCTTCATGGAATTAGTGGTTTTCCGAAAATCAGTGAAAGCGAATACGATACTTTCGGCGTAGGTCACTCTTCTACCTCTATTTCTGCCGCACTGGGCATGGCTGTAGCCTCTCACTATAAAGGCGAAAAGGACCGCCAGCATGTTGCTGTAATTGGCGATGGAGCTATGACCGCGGGACTGGCTTTTGAAGGGCTTAACCATGCAGGAATTGAAAACTCCAATCTTTTGGTAATCCTGAACGACAACTGCATGTCGATTGACCCTAATGTAGGCGCGCTTAAAGAATACTTAACCAGCATTACCACTTCAAAATCTTACAACAGGTTCAGAGATGACATTTCTAATGTACTGATTAAACTATCTGAACTTGGGCCAAATGCCCACAAGTTTGTAAAGAAGATTGAAAAAAGCATAAAAGGAAGTCTTTTAAAACAAAGCAACTTTTTTGAGGCCTTAAATTTTAGGTATTTCGGTCCGGTAGATGGTCACGATGTAAAAAACCTGGCAGCCATCATTAAGGATTTATCTGCCATACCTGGCCCAAAATTACTGCACTGCGTTACCGTTAAGGGTAAAGGTTTTGCACTGGCTGAAAAGGAACAAACCAAATGGCATGCGCCTGGTCTTTTTGATAAAATTACCGGGGAAATTAAAAAGTCTGTTCCCGAAAAACCACAGCCACCAAAATATCAGGATGTTTTTGGCCATACACTGGTTGAACTTGCCGAAGCAAATAAAAAAATTACGGGCATTACACCTGCTATGCCTTCCGGATCATCTATGAACATCATGATGAAGGCTATGCCTGATCGTGCATTTGATGTCGGCATTGCGGAACAGCACGCCGTTACGTTTTCTGCGGGACTGGCAACTCAGGGATTAGTACCTTTTTGTAATATCTATTCCAGTTTTATGCAAAGGGCTTACGATCAGGTTATTCATGACGTAGCCATACAAAACCTGAATGTGGTATTTTGCCTGGATCGTGCCGGTGTTTCCGGCGCAGATGGTGCTACTCATCATGGTGCTTACGACCTTGCCTATATGCGCTGCATCCCCAACATGACGGTTGCCGCACCTATGAATGAAGAGGAATTAAGAAATCTAATGTACACTGCTCAACTGGAGAACGCAGGGCCTTTCTCTATCCGTTATCCAAGAGGAAACGGAATGATGGTAGACTGGA
The nucleotide sequence above comes from Pedobacter sp. MC2016-14. Encoded proteins:
- a CDS encoding PAS domain-containing protein, producing MNRAAGEATGDNNEHDRIQALHGYDILDTLPENDFDNLSKLAALICNTPGAHIILIDEERAWLKSVVGPAATVREIPRATVTFCEYSLKGEGVFEVQDTLLDERFSSLSTVVSYPFVRFYAGAPIVDDNGFKLGVICVYGAEPQILTAAQKEGLQTVAMEVMTHISLKKTVLDLKAKSKRFEEMSFVASKVNNAIVINDANNRVTWVNAAFEKITGFTLDDLAGKRLGDLITGPDTDLDLLEKAREQINSNQSFTVDLLAYRKDKKPIWLSIYNTMILDDDGNTEAEVEIILDITAKKQNEEQLQILSLVASKTNNGVNICDRDGYTTWVNQSLELLTGYSFEELQGKQIGDLLSANDAGLQLALESRKKSLNKQSFSIEVEVVKKDGTPLWLSVTNTPIVNDKGQVERQIDLIVDITERKQVEREMLEAKEQALQLSEAKEMFLSVMSHEIRTPLNAVLGMTYLLLDNDPKPSQIDDLNILKFSSENLLSIINDILDFTKIETGNLVLESRAFDLKTLANDIITSLQVNVKKNSNVLRLKLDERLPDQVVGDRTRLYQILMNLLGNAIKFTENGKIELHIRLEEESAEHVALYFEVSDTGIGIPEDKLSYVFESFTQAKTDISRQYGGTGLGLAITKKLLKLYQSEINVQSEEGKGSVFSFVIAFKKTDVLAAHNQLAEQPDAFLGKRILVVDDNEINILIAKRILGKWGLITESAATGYEAINKIKTEQYDLVFMDIKMPGIDGFEATMIIRELSGSYFKSLPVIALTASTLHSDEHKFKEAGMNGHILKPFHPEEIKKQLLEYLKA
- the glyA gene encoding serine hydroxymethyltransferase gives rise to the protein MKRDTLIFDLIDRELDRQENGLELIASENFVSKQVMEAAGSIVTNKYAEGLPGKRYYGGCEVVDEIESIAIDRAKQLFGAAWVNVQPHSGAQANAAVLLAVLQAGDKILGFDLSHGGHLTHGSPVNFSGKLYQPFFYGVKKEDGLIDYAKLEEVALAERPKLIICGASAYSREWDYAFIRSVADKIGALVLADISHPAGMIARGLLNDPLPHCHIVTTTTHKTLRGPRGGMIMMGQDFENPFGLKTPKGETKMMSAVLDMAVFPGTQGGPLEHIIAAKAIAFGEALSDEYLVYIKQVKANAQAMAKAFVAKGYGIISGGTDNHMMLIDLRNKNITGKLAENALEKADITVNKNMVPFDDKSPFVTSGIRVGTAAITTRGLKEEHMEQIVGLIDQVITNAENEENLKAVKASVIALTQKFPLYK
- the dxs gene encoding 1-deoxy-D-xylulose-5-phosphate synthase; protein product: MEDIKGPLLPNINYPADLKQYKEEDLEQICQELRQHIIDVVSVNGGHFGASLGVVELTVALHYTLNTPYDKLVWDVGHQAYGHKILTGRKSAFHTNRILHGISGFPKISESEYDTFGVGHSSTSISAALGMAVASHYKGEKDRQHVAVIGDGAMTAGLAFEGLNHAGIENSNLLVILNDNCMSIDPNVGALKEYLTSITTSKSYNRFRDDISNVLIKLSELGPNAHKFVKKIEKSIKGSLLKQSNFFEALNFRYFGPVDGHDVKNLAAIIKDLSAIPGPKLLHCVTVKGKGFALAEKEQTKWHAPGLFDKITGEIKKSVPEKPQPPKYQDVFGHTLVELAEANKKITGITPAMPSGSSMNIMMKAMPDRAFDVGIAEQHAVTFSAGLATQGLVPFCNIYSSFMQRAYDQVIHDVAIQNLNVVFCLDRAGVSGADGATHHGAYDLAYMRCIPNMTVAAPMNEEELRNLMYTAQLENAGPFSIRYPRGNGMMVDWKRPFKALEKGKGRKICDGEDVAILTIGHVGNFAVEACKELNSEGIHPAHYDMRFVKPLDEALLHDVFKRYGTVITVEDGCLQGGMGSAVLEFMADHQYNSKVIRLGMPDEVVEHGEQAELWALCGYDTAAIITTVKKIAVGRTTATVAS